DNA sequence from the Cyanobium sp. WAJ14-Wanaka genome:
TTGAGCCCGAAGTGTTGGACTTCGTGCCCACGGGCCAGCCATTTGACATCGGCTCCGACCTGTTCCCCAAACTGGTGGAATCCGGGGCAGCCTTCTATGCCCTACCGATGGAATTCGAGTGGGTGGATATCGGCAAGGTGCCCGATTACTGGCAGGCGATTCGCAGCGTGCTGCAGGGTCAGGTGCGCCAGGTACAGATCCCCGGCAAGGAGGTGCGACCAGGCGTCTATGCCGGCCTAAACGTGGCCGCCGACTGGGACAACATCACGGTGAAGGGCCCAATCTATGTGGGCGGGATGAGCAGAATTGAGAACGGAGCCACGATCATTGGCCCGGCAATGATTGGCCCCAACTGCCACATCTGTGAAGGCGCCACGATCGACAACTCGATCATCTTCGACTACTCCCGCATCGGTGCGGGGGTGCGCTTGGTGGAAAAACTGGTGTTTGGCCGTTACTGCGTTGACCGCAACGGCGACCACTTCGACCTGCAGGAAGCTGCCCTCGATTGGCTGATCACCGACGTGCGCCGCCTGGATGTGGTTTCCCCCTCACCGCAGCAAAAGGCCATGGCCGAACTGCTCGGCACCGACCTGGCCCTTACGGGCTCGAACTAAGTGCTGGCACTGGGATTGGGGGTACTTCTGGCCTAAGGCCGGCCATTTCCAGGATCCTGGGGATCTTTTCCTCGGCCTTGATCGCCATCAGGTGCACCCCCTGGGCGCTCTCCAGGTAACGGGCCACCTGGTCGGCGGCGATCGCCAGACCCTCTTCCGCGGGGTTGCTTGCCATGGCCAGACGATCAACCACCGATTGGGGAATGTTGGCGCCGGGCACAACGCGGTTGATAAAGGCCGCATTTTTGG
Encoded proteins:
- a CDS encoding NDP-sugar synthase, coding for MKAMILAAGKGTRVRPITHTIPKPMIPILQKPVMEFLLELLREHGFTEIMVNVSHLAEEIENYFRDGQRFGVEIAYSFEGRIEDGELIGDAMGSAGGLKKIQTFQHFFDDTFVVLCGDALVDLDLSEAVRRHKAKGALASLITKRVPRDQVSSYGVVVTDDDGRVRSFQEKPAIEEAASDMINTGIYIFEPEVLDFVPTGQPFDIGSDLFPKLVESGAAFYALPMEFEWVDIGKVPDYWQAIRSVLQGQVRQVQIPGKEVRPGVYAGLNVAADWDNITVKGPIYVGGMSRIENGATIIGPAMIGPNCHICEGATIDNSIIFDYSRIGAGVRLVEKLVFGRYCVDRNGDHFDLQEAALDWLITDVRRLDVVSPSPQQKAMAELLGTDLALTGSN